The proteins below come from a single Psychrobacter sp. PL19 genomic window:
- a CDS encoding SCP2 sterol-binding domain-containing protein: protein MAVLLTDAWFEQVEKLGTEAGELNLPPTLANMVINLKVSDAGKDIEANFTDGLLHRGLNAAGSTTLLLDHETLQSMVTDFDMNQIMGAFMSGKIRVDGDMSQLMALQTARPSSEQKELFNQIKSMTTTA, encoded by the coding sequence ATGGCAGTTCTTTTAACAGACGCATGGTTTGAGCAAGTTGAAAAGTTAGGTACTGAAGCCGGTGAGCTAAACCTGCCACCGACTCTAGCCAATATGGTCATTAATCTAAAAGTTTCTGATGCTGGAAAAGATATTGAGGCCAACTTTACTGATGGTCTACTACATCGTGGTTTAAATGCTGCTGGGAGTACTACCTTGCTACTTGACCATGAAACGTTGCAATCTATGGTTACTGATTTTGATATGAATCAAATCATGGGCGCATTCATGAGTGGTAAAATTCGTGTTGACGGTGATATGTCACAACTCATGGCACTACAAACTGCACGCCCGAGTTCAGAACAAAAAGAATTATTCAACCAAATTAAGTCGATGACGACGACTGCCTAA
- a CDS encoding lipoprotein-releasing ABC transporter permease subunit: MFRPLALFIGLRYTRAERSNRFISFISLVSMMGLTLGVAVLITVLSVMNGFDRELKTRILGMVPQATVISTEVIGDWKQLADRIKEDPEVTAVAPFIQLQGMLTSNGQVAGIMVTGVDPEYEKNVSIINDHMTEGSIDTLQSGDFSIVLGEEMVQSLGLRIGDKVTLVLPEASPSPAGVIPRFKRFTLTGIFSISPEVDSLMAFIPMNDAAKLLRLPDGAQGIRMKLTDLFNAPIAAQKAAAIAPEQLYPNDWTQTHGNLFGAIQMEKAMVGLLLFLIILVAAFNIVSSLVMLVTDKKADIAILKTFGASPRLITQIFMVQGVVIGFIGTIAGTILGIIFALSVSDILGFINQSFGLNLFDAYFINYLPSELRLLDVVLITGASFILSFLATIYPARRAARIQPAQTLRYE; the protein is encoded by the coding sequence ATGTTTCGTCCTTTAGCGTTATTTATCGGCTTACGGTACACTCGAGCAGAGCGCAGTAACCGCTTTATCTCTTTTATATCTCTCGTTTCAATGATGGGTCTGACGCTTGGGGTCGCGGTACTGATCACAGTGTTATCGGTCATGAACGGCTTCGATCGCGAGCTAAAAACCCGAATTTTGGGTATGGTGCCGCAAGCGACCGTCATCTCAACTGAGGTCATTGGCGACTGGAAGCAGTTGGCAGATCGTATCAAAGAAGATCCAGAAGTGACGGCTGTTGCCCCTTTTATTCAGTTGCAAGGAATGCTGACTTCAAATGGCCAAGTGGCAGGAATTATGGTCACTGGCGTTGATCCTGAGTACGAAAAAAACGTCTCAATTATCAACGACCATATGACCGAAGGCAGTATTGACACTCTACAAAGCGGCGACTTTAGCATTGTGCTAGGTGAAGAAATGGTGCAGTCTTTGGGTTTGCGCATAGGCGATAAAGTCACCTTAGTGCTGCCAGAAGCGTCACCATCACCTGCTGGGGTGATACCGCGCTTTAAGCGTTTTACTTTAACTGGGATATTTAGTATCAGCCCAGAAGTAGACAGCCTGATGGCATTTATTCCGATGAATGACGCGGCTAAGTTGCTGCGTTTACCGGATGGCGCACAGGGTATTCGTATGAAGCTTACTGATCTGTTTAACGCACCGATTGCTGCTCAAAAAGCCGCTGCTATCGCCCCTGAGCAGCTTTATCCTAATGATTGGACGCAAACCCACGGCAACTTATTTGGCGCGATTCAAATGGAAAAAGCCATGGTTGGCTTGCTGCTATTTTTAATTATTTTAGTAGCGGCGTTCAATATTGTCTCAAGCTTAGTCATGCTGGTCACGGATAAAAAAGCGGATATTGCTATTTTAAAAACTTTTGGTGCTTCTCCACGACTGATTACCCAGATTTTTATGGTGCAGGGTGTGGTCATCGGCTTTATTGGCACCATCGCTGGTACGATATTGGGTATCATATTTGCGCTAAGTGTTAGTGATATTTTGGGCTTTATCAATCAAAGCTTTGGTTTGAACTTATTCGATGCTTATTTTATCAATTATCTACCTTCAGAGTTGCGTTTGCTCGATGTCGTATTGATTACGGGTGCTTCATTTATTCTTAGCTTTTTGGCGACTATCTATCCAGCACGCCGGGCTGCCAGAATTCAACCAGCGCAAACGTTACGTTATGAGTAG
- the lolD gene encoding lipoprotein-releasing ABC transporter ATP-binding protein LolD — translation MSVILEASNISKIYDEGAVRTQVLTGLDLTVTPGERIAIVGTSGSGKSTLLHLLGGLDTPTSGEVWLHGKCLNHMNETERGAMRNQYLGFIYQFHHLLAEFTAVENVAMPLLMRPQVSTTDARKQATELLENVGLGHRLDHRPGELSGGERQRVAIARALVTKPSVILADEPTGNLDYDNAQSVFGLLTELQTTMKTALLMVTHDRNLAALADRQLLLRNGHWENY, via the coding sequence ATGTCTGTCATTTTAGAAGCAAGCAATATCAGTAAGATATATGATGAAGGGGCCGTACGTACGCAAGTGCTGACTGGTTTGGACCTTACCGTTACTCCTGGCGAGCGTATCGCTATCGTCGGTACCAGCGGCTCGGGTAAAAGCACCTTATTGCACTTATTAGGAGGGCTTGACACGCCAACCAGTGGCGAAGTGTGGCTACATGGTAAGTGCCTCAATCATATGAATGAAACCGAGCGAGGCGCAATGCGTAATCAATACTTGGGTTTTATTTATCAGTTCCATCATCTGTTGGCAGAGTTTACAGCGGTAGAAAACGTCGCTATGCCGCTACTGATGCGTCCACAAGTGTCAACCACTGATGCACGCAAGCAAGCGACTGAATTATTAGAAAATGTAGGCCTAGGGCACCGTTTAGACCACAGACCAGGCGAGCTATCCGGGGGCGAGCGTCAGCGTGTGGCTATTGCACGCGCTCTGGTGACCAAGCCGTCAGTAATTTTGGCAGATGAGCCAACTGGTAATCTAGATTATGATAACGCGCAAAGCGTCTTTGGCTTACTCACCGAACTACAAACCACCATGAAAACCGCATTACTGATGGTGACGCATGATCGTAATTTGGCTGCGCTTGCTGATCGTCAATTGTTGTTACGTAATGGACACTGGGAAAACTATTAA
- a CDS encoding DUF2062 domain-containing protein, with protein MPKKHLKNLLPTPEKILESRTLRLFAPYLADPRFWHFNRHSLNKAVYIGVLSAFFPLPGQMLLALIGALIFRANVPMALGLTWITNPLTSLPIFYAGYYVGAKILDVPMIRLRVIGRMISDFSLWVLSDGANPFITYRGTVSIAAFCVGLTILAIFTSIVCGLAFKAIWRYKTIVGWQKRQSNSRVKPPKSK; from the coding sequence GTGCCAAAAAAACATCTTAAAAACCTGCTGCCCACACCCGAAAAAATCCTAGAAAGCCGCACCTTAAGGCTATTTGCGCCGTATTTGGCTGACCCACGTTTTTGGCATTTCAATCGTCATAGCTTAAATAAAGCGGTCTATATCGGAGTGCTTAGTGCATTTTTCCCACTACCAGGACAGATGCTTCTGGCTTTAATTGGCGCTCTTATTTTTCGCGCCAATGTTCCGATGGCGCTTGGTTTGACTTGGATTACTAATCCACTCACGTCTCTGCCTATTTTTTATGCAGGCTATTATGTTGGTGCCAAGATTCTTGATGTACCGATGATTAGGTTACGAGTCATAGGCAGAATGATTTCTGATTTTAGCTTATGGGTATTGTCCGATGGTGCCAATCCATTTATTACTTATCGAGGTACAGTATCAATAGCCGCATTTTGTGTGGGACTTACTATATTGGCCATTTTTACTAGCATTGTTTGCGGTTTAGCCTTTAAGGCTATTTGGCGCTATAAGACCATTGTCGGTTGGCAAAAACGTCAAAGTAATTCGCGGGTTAAACCGCCTAAATCAAAATAG
- a CDS encoding ComEC/Rec2 family competence protein, giving the protein MIGALAVASSIALPVSPLLASMATVSVGPLLLIILTAIFAWVTQRSVLPWSSANNSTLVDQNPSQNSQPITSLSLPIIRYFLVAGLAAVLIVGSALQALISHQQADATAINEPMRVQALVTLEGVSDSVYDVTTNSGYRQVATIEQITPLVSELTVQDLNNATISYAENINNNLSGNNPSNNPSNNLSNNGANNSRTNSNRLNNDQTENLEYRVLLNAYPKQPSQDSQTTILNDLRPGDQLFMTLTLAPIETSQAAIDNPSGFDSYRWLRSRHIDGVADIIGVSTSVATIGGQLGQATASDSYLKRLRVRIDQWRWQLRQHFYQDWSQRTTAQQQAKAVTLSLLTGDRSLISRDTKDLYQLAGISHLLAISGTHVLFLALMLAGAAALLFDRLCPIMYRYIPRWQIRWLVMISAAFIYALFTGFDVPAARTAWMLLAIGAVRLTLLPISTMRVLLALAVLMAWVDPYVLWQAGYWLSFVAVALILKYDSKQYTHNKITDNNRQNISQHTNEHKSRAFAVKIGEVFKRLFKLQCWLFIALLPITLFLFGKVSLWGLVINLFAIGLFGWVIVPLNLLAGLCYLLLPAVANGVADSIWALVSAIVASLHALISWLTALPALAAAWLYTPVNTGILLITLLAMLPWLLPRGLISRWLALPPLALLILIITVNQQSVSLTPTLYVLPTGDRYLSAAVLQYPIHENKIDGSEAYDSHNDEDIANKRKQQLVTENVSWLFLADHRGRETRTMPSSLTADKLSATLEQQLRTLSIKRLEGIVVQTSVISLTDTLSAEHKGKKINENFSELLPMTVAQLSQRLPISRYWQAGRSDLWPTRPQASGKTDPSKNKPNISAQRCEQGKTWQLANSNLSLQVLTGWPKIADTSVWDCTVAIDSNLPINVVKYYAADPLRSQKLAGQALDQTTVPRTINAVIKDSQQSGSQQKSSSSHSLQTRVIIDAATHQRVWQLWPLLCSAEPMMTNTTVSRPTTWLGHSASNMSAEALTMHNISRVLTYDEEVLEAALALGVNLGAEQQ; this is encoded by the coding sequence ATGATAGGTGCTTTAGCAGTCGCTAGCAGCATAGCGTTGCCGGTTAGTCCGCTGTTAGCCAGTATGGCCACTGTTTCGGTTGGACCGCTATTATTAATCATTCTTACTGCTATTTTTGCATGGGTCACACAGCGCAGTGTATTGCCTTGGTCTTCGGCAAATAACAGCACTCTTGTCGACCAAAACCCTTCTCAGAATTCACAGCCTATAACCAGCCTCTCTCTTCCCATTATTCGTTATTTTTTGGTAGCTGGGTTAGCTGCGGTATTGATTGTTGGCAGTGCGCTACAAGCCCTGATCAGTCATCAACAAGCAGACGCCACGGCCATTAATGAGCCTATGCGTGTACAAGCATTGGTCACCCTTGAGGGCGTGAGTGACAGTGTTTATGATGTCACAACTAACAGTGGCTATCGGCAGGTCGCCACCATAGAACAGATAACGCCGTTGGTTTCTGAGTTGACGGTTCAAGACCTAAATAACGCTACTATTAGTTATGCTGAAAACATAAATAATAATCTAAGTGGTAACAATCCAAGCAACAATCCAAGCAACAATCTAAGTAACAATGGAGCGAATAATAGCAGAACAAATAGCAATAGATTAAATAACGACCAGACTGAAAATCTAGAGTATCGGGTGCTACTCAATGCTTATCCAAAACAGCCATCTCAAGATTCGCAGACAACAATACTGAATGATTTGCGCCCTGGTGATCAGTTATTTATGACATTAACGCTTGCGCCAATCGAGACATCACAAGCAGCCATTGATAATCCTTCAGGCTTCGACAGCTACCGTTGGCTACGAAGTCGTCATATTGATGGAGTAGCTGATATTATAGGTGTTAGCACGTCAGTTGCTACGATTGGCGGTCAATTGGGACAGGCGACTGCCTCTGATTCTTACCTTAAACGTCTGCGCGTTCGTATTGATCAATGGCGTTGGCAGTTGCGTCAGCACTTTTATCAAGATTGGTCGCAACGAACCACCGCGCAACAACAAGCAAAGGCAGTAACACTTAGCTTGTTAACTGGCGATCGTAGCTTGATCAGTCGTGACACTAAAGACCTATATCAGCTAGCAGGAATTTCACATTTATTAGCTATTTCTGGTACTCATGTGTTGTTTTTAGCACTCATGTTGGCCGGTGCGGCGGCGCTACTATTCGATCGCCTGTGTCCCATAATGTACCGCTATATACCGCGCTGGCAAATACGCTGGTTGGTGATGATTAGTGCTGCTTTTATTTACGCGCTGTTCACAGGTTTTGACGTGCCTGCTGCTCGTACGGCATGGATGTTACTGGCTATTGGGGCAGTCAGATTGACCTTGTTGCCGATTAGTACCATGCGCGTATTATTAGCGCTAGCAGTGCTGATGGCGTGGGTTGATCCTTATGTATTATGGCAAGCAGGCTATTGGCTATCCTTTGTCGCGGTGGCATTAATATTAAAGTATGACAGCAAACAATATACGCACAATAAGATAACCGATAACAATCGGCAAAATATATCACAGCATACCAATGAGCATAAATCTAGGGCGTTTGCTGTCAAGATTGGAGAAGTATTCAAGCGCTTATTTAAATTACAATGTTGGTTGTTTATAGCGCTTTTGCCCATCACTTTATTCTTATTTGGCAAGGTATCATTGTGGGGCCTGGTAATTAACTTATTTGCTATTGGTTTATTTGGCTGGGTTATTGTGCCTTTGAACCTACTTGCAGGACTTTGCTATCTCTTATTGCCTGCTGTCGCTAATGGTGTTGCTGACAGTATTTGGGCGCTTGTTAGTGCAATAGTTGCCAGCTTACATGCATTGATATCGTGGCTGACAGCCTTGCCAGCGCTAGCAGCAGCATGGTTATATACACCGGTTAATACCGGCATTTTATTAATAACTTTATTGGCCATGCTGCCTTGGTTGTTACCGCGTGGCCTTATTAGTCGGTGGTTGGCGCTACCACCACTGGCACTATTGATCCTGATTATAACTGTCAATCAGCAGTCGGTATCATTGACGCCAACCTTATATGTCTTGCCTACTGGCGATCGCTATCTGAGCGCTGCCGTATTGCAATATCCTATTCATGAAAACAAAATTGATGGTAGTGAGGCTTACGATAGTCATAACGATGAAGATATAGCTAATAAGCGTAAACAACAGCTGGTTACAGAGAATGTTAGCTGGTTATTTTTAGCAGACCATCGAGGGCGTGAGACCCGTACCATGCCAAGCTCATTGACTGCAGACAAGCTATCCGCAACATTAGAGCAGCAACTACGCACTTTATCGATTAAGCGTTTGGAAGGTATTGTTGTGCAAACCAGTGTTATATCATTAACGGATACCTTATCTGCCGAGCACAAAGGTAAAAAGATTAATGAGAACTTCTCTGAGCTGCTGCCTATGACTGTTGCACAGTTAAGCCAGCGCTTACCAATCAGCCGCTATTGGCAAGCAGGGCGTAGCGATCTTTGGCCAACACGACCACAAGCTTCTGGCAAAACTGACCCATCTAAAAATAAGCCTAATATCAGTGCCCAACGTTGCGAACAGGGCAAAACGTGGCAGCTTGCAAATAGTAATTTATCATTACAAGTGCTGACTGGCTGGCCTAAAATAGCAGATACCAGCGTTTGGGACTGTACGGTCGCCATTGACAGTAATTTACCGATAAATGTTGTCAAATACTATGCTGCTGATCCTCTGCGCTCTCAGAAATTAGCAGGTCAAGCTTTGGATCAAACTACTGTCCCGCGCACTATTAATGCTGTTATAAAAGACAGTCAGCAATCAGGCAGTCAGCAAAAAAGTAGCTCGTCTCACTCTCTCCAAACACGTGTTATTATTGATGCAGCCACTCATCAGCGCGTGTGGCAATTATGGCCGCTGCTATGCTCAGCCGAACCCATGATGACTAATACGACTGTGAGCCGCCCGACAACCTGGTTGGGGCACAGCGCGTCAAATATGTCTGCCGAGGCACTAACAATGCACAATATAAGCAGGGTGCTGACTTATGATGAGGAAGTTTTAGAAGCTGCATTAGCGTTGGGTGTTAACCTAGGTGCTGAGCAGCAATAA